The Mauremys mutica isolate MM-2020 ecotype Southern chromosome 1, ASM2049712v1, whole genome shotgun sequence genome has a segment encoding these proteins:
- the LOC123372698 gene encoding NADH dehydrogenase [ubiquinone] 1 subunit C2-like yields the protein MVFLPDESRGLPPPPIVNRNSVWLGLLGWGSALLDNAFRRRPMIRAGFHRQALCFTVGWCVGYYCSKRADYIYAKLDRELMEYIKQHPEDFKEKDKKTLAEVLNKFYPVR from the exons ATGGTGTTCTTGCCCGACGAGTCGCGGGGGCTCCCGCCGCCCCCCATCGTGAACAGGAACTCGGTGTGGCTGGGCCTGCTGGGCTGGGGGTCGGCGCTCCTGGACAACGCCTTCCGCCGGCGCCCCATGATACGAGCTG GATTTCACCGTCAGGCCCTGTGTTTCACCGTGGGCTGGTGTGTTGGATATTATTGCAGTAAACGTGCAGACTATATTTATGCTAAACTGGACAGAGAGCTGATGGAATACATTAAGCAACATCCGGAAGATTTTAAGGAGAAAG ATAAGAAAACCCTAGCTGAAGTGCTGAATAAATTCTATCCAGTTCGCTGA
- the LOC123348196 gene encoding thyroid hormone-inducible hepatic protein: MEEYFSAIREMEQAVMFPSLLRGVYMEQQDDTSTGDFGNRDLYEYYMQLKSIKLAVEGKLPPVNESKQQITSREEVQENGEEADLEGLLYHHFTGLYRVLTHLTRKANALTRKYNEIIGQINQSEITLAW; this comes from the coding sequence ATGGAAGAGTACTTCTCTGCAATCCGTGAGATGGAACAAGCGGTTATGTTTCCCAGCCTCCTCAGAGGCGTCTACATGGAACAACAGGATGACACATCCACTGGTGATTTCGGCAACAGGGACCTGTATGAGTATTACATGCAACTGAAATCCATCAAACTCGCGGTGGAGGGTAAACTGCCGCCTGTAAATGAAAGCAAACAGCAAATCACCAGCAGAGAGGAAGTACAAGAGAACGGAGAGGAGGCCGATCTTGAAGGACTGCTTTATCATCATTTTACAGGCTTGTATCGTGTCCTGACCCATCTGACCAGAAAAGCCAATGCCCTGACCAGAAAATACAATGAAATTATAGGACAGATCAACCAGAGTGAAATTACGCTTGCCTGGTGA